From a single Alkalihalophilus pseudofirmus genomic region:
- the queC gene encoding 7-cyano-7-deazaguanine synthase QueC has translation MKQDKAVVVFSGGQDSTTCLFWALKEFKEVATVTFDYGQRHSKEIECARKIADELGVSFHVLDMGLLNQLSPNALTRADIEVEAGDDGELPSTFVEGRNLLFLSFAAIYGKQIGAKHIITGVCETDFSGYPDCRDIFVKSLNVTLNLSMDDQFVIHTPLMWLNKEQTWKLADDLGALSFVREKTLTCYNGIIGDGCGECPACVLRKKGLDDYLASTEAGEES, from the coding sequence ATGAAACAAGATAAAGCAGTCGTTGTATTCAGCGGCGGCCAAGACAGTACAACGTGCCTGTTTTGGGCATTGAAAGAATTTAAGGAAGTAGCTACTGTAACGTTTGATTATGGGCAAAGGCACTCCAAAGAGATTGAATGTGCAAGAAAAATCGCTGACGAATTAGGTGTTTCCTTTCATGTGTTAGATATGGGGCTCTTGAACCAGTTGTCACCTAATGCCCTGACTAGAGCTGATATTGAAGTAGAAGCAGGCGATGATGGTGAGCTGCCATCTACTTTTGTCGAAGGGCGTAACCTCTTATTTTTATCATTTGCAGCGATTTACGGTAAGCAAATCGGTGCTAAACATATTATTACAGGAGTATGTGAGACGGATTTCAGCGGCTATCCAGACTGCCGAGATATTTTTGTGAAATCATTAAATGTAACCTTGAACTTATCAATGGATGATCAGTTTGTGATTCACACGCCATTGATGTGGTTAAATAAAGAACAAACATGGAAGCTTGCTGATGATCTAGGGGCTCTTTCATTTGTCAGAGAGAAAACACTTACTTGCTATAATGGCATCATTGGTGATGGCTGCGGGGAATGTCCGGCGTGTGTACTGCGTAAAAAAGGCTTAGATGATTACTTGGCATCGACTGAGGCGGGTGAAGAATCATGA
- a CDS encoding YusW family protein, with translation MKHSYIVILFISLFVLAGCNQGAGNDSVDSDSVESDSVNTDTSDAVTFETEDAVAVSEIARGDEQGESAEQDEFDDQQVIEESDLEQWEEPQHHEDETIEAEESPQESTSTTKDLEETPDEKSEEAESMSVLASGVKEFELDVEFEDGGEVEIEYEVKKDKPKAKVKMKQKGKGKSKHEIKGNDAVQYTEALLAELYVENESLTDAVVEQLLDKLEVEKSNVKKIEIEIEFENKSKLKYKRD, from the coding sequence TTGAAGCATTCATACATCGTCATTTTATTTATCTCTTTATTTGTCCTTGCTGGGTGTAACCAAGGCGCAGGAAATGATTCTGTTGATTCTGATTCTGTTGAGTCCGACTCTGTCAATACAGATACTTCCGATGCTGTTACTTTTGAAACGGAGGATGCAGTAGCAGTAAGCGAGATTGCTAGAGGAGATGAGCAAGGTGAATCAGCTGAGCAAGATGAGTTTGATGACCAGCAAGTGATTGAAGAAAGTGATCTAGAACAATGGGAAGAACCTCAACATCATGAGGATGAAACCATTGAAGCAGAGGAATCACCACAAGAAAGTACGTCAACAACTAAAGATTTAGAAGAAACACCGGATGAAAAAAGTGAAGAGGCAGAAAGTATGAGCGTTTTAGCATCAGGTGTAAAGGAATTTGAACTTGATGTGGAATTTGAAGATGGCGGAGAGGTAGAAATCGAATATGAGGTCAAAAAAGATAAACCTAAAGCCAAAGTCAAAATGAAGCAAAAAGGCAAGGGGAAAAGTAAGCACGAAATAAAAGGGAACGATGCTGTACAATATACGGAAGCTTTACTTGCTGAGTTATATGTTGAAAATGAATCACTAACTGATGCAGTAGTAGAGCAGCTGTTAGACAAACTTGAAGTAGAGAAATCAAACGTTAAAAAAATTGAAATAGAGATCGAGTTCGAGAACAAATCCAAATTAAAGTATAAGCGCGACTGA
- a CDS encoding PH domain-containing protein, with protein MGLLDGLMGNASEINLAEVEKELEVILIDGEKIERGYKLIRDLFIFTNARLILVDKQGVTGKKIEYHSIPYKSITHFSVETAGTFDLDAELKIWVSSTAEPIKKQFKKDKSIFDVQKAIATYVMN; from the coding sequence ATGGGCTTACTTGACGGTTTAATGGGCAATGCATCAGAAATTAACCTTGCCGAAGTAGAGAAAGAGTTAGAAGTGATTCTCATTGATGGAGAAAAAATCGAGAGAGGCTACAAACTCATTCGAGACCTGTTTATTTTTACAAATGCCAGATTGATCTTAGTTGATAAACAAGGAGTTACAGGGAAAAAGATTGAGTATCACTCGATTCCTTATAAAAGCATAACGCACTTCAGCGTAGAGACGGCAGGTACGTTTGATCTTGATGCAGAACTGAAAATCTGGGTCTCAAGTACGGCAGAGCCGATCAAGAAACAATTTAAAAAAGATAAAAGCATTTTTGATGTTCAAAAAGCGATTGCCACATACGTAATGAACTAA
- a CDS encoding nitroreductase family protein, with protein MHGTTHQEDLGLFQTIEERHSVRKYEADYKMPEEDLTAILEAAALAPSSWNLQHWRFLVIEDAKKKEELLPIAYNQKQVVESCVTIAVLGDVEANKEAENVYGEAVEKGFMTEQIKDTLVSQINRAYEKDPAYPRELALTNASLAAMQLMLAAKAKGYDTCPMGGFNEEAFIKAFNIPDRFTPVMLITLGKAAIPAHRSSRKPLEELTIKNSF; from the coding sequence ATGCATGGTACTACACATCAAGAGGATCTAGGATTATTTCAAACGATAGAAGAACGTCATTCAGTAAGAAAATATGAGGCTGATTATAAGATGCCAGAAGAGGACCTAACGGCCATTTTAGAAGCGGCGGCATTGGCTCCTTCTTCTTGGAATTTACAGCACTGGCGCTTCCTTGTCATTGAGGACGCGAAGAAAAAAGAGGAATTGCTGCCTATCGCCTATAACCAAAAGCAAGTGGTAGAAAGCTGTGTAACGATTGCAGTATTAGGAGATGTAGAAGCTAATAAAGAAGCTGAAAATGTATACGGTGAAGCTGTAGAAAAAGGCTTCATGACTGAACAGATTAAAGATACGTTAGTCAGTCAAATTAATCGAGCATACGAGAAAGACCCAGCCTATCCGCGTGAACTAGCTTTAACAAACGCATCTCTAGCTGCCATGCAATTAATGCTTGCAGCCAAAGCAAAAGGATATGATACATGCCCTATGGGTGGCTTTAATGAAGAAGCGTTCATTAAAGCATTTAATATTCCAGATCGTTTCACTCCGGTTATGCTGATTACGCTTGGTAAAGCAGCAATCCCAGCTCACCGATCTTCAAGAAAACCTCTTGAGGAATTAACAATTAAAAATTCTTTTTAA
- a CDS encoding class I SAM-dependent methyltransferase: MQLTEYKKLWNARKWMKRNEPFLPTWHAHLGYSLDLFKHFKKGATVEEVAINNELNQDLLQRWVDVGIVLGHLKQKRKGIIKPKRSLVKYVSKDSDSSVGILIKEMMELHIPTMLSYRDLMQGKEVNFFETDYGDTVAQTSALLETIAFPKVLEVVKKEKIKSVFDVGCAYGGYLKRLQVKKPKLRLKGLEADEGVAKKAKEETENSNIDIVAGDIKQYKSDEEFDLVMMNNLLYYFSKEDRAELFKKSSEIAGRKGTLIVISPLVQSKHGQAFASAFNSFMSAHENMYPVPSERELKQYAKAAGFKFKKTTPVVKEGGWYMMVFKK; encoded by the coding sequence ATGCAGCTGACAGAATACAAAAAGCTATGGAATGCTAGAAAGTGGATGAAACGAAACGAACCATTTTTACCGACTTGGCATGCACACCTTGGCTACAGTCTAGACTTATTTAAACATTTTAAAAAAGGGGCGACTGTTGAAGAAGTAGCAATAAATAATGAACTAAATCAAGACCTGCTGCAGCGCTGGGTTGATGTAGGCATTGTTTTAGGGCATTTAAAGCAAAAACGCAAAGGGATAATAAAGCCAAAAAGGTCGCTTGTAAAATATGTATCTAAAGATAGTGACTCCTCAGTAGGGATATTAATTAAAGAGATGATGGAGTTACATATCCCTACGATGTTGTCATATAGGGATTTGATGCAAGGAAAAGAAGTGAATTTTTTTGAAACGGATTATGGTGATACGGTTGCGCAGACTTCAGCACTGCTTGAAACTATTGCTTTCCCTAAAGTTTTAGAGGTAGTAAAGAAAGAAAAGATAAAATCAGTATTTGATGTAGGGTGTGCATACGGAGGATATTTGAAGCGTCTTCAAGTGAAAAAGCCTAAGTTAAGGTTGAAGGGTCTTGAAGCTGACGAAGGTGTAGCAAAGAAAGCAAAAGAGGAGACTGAAAACAGTAATATCGACATTGTTGCAGGCGATATCAAGCAATATAAATCAGATGAAGAGTTTGATCTTGTGATGATGAATAATCTGCTCTATTACTTTTCAAAAGAGGATCGTGCAGAGCTGTTTAAAAAGTCTAGTGAAATTGCTGGGAGAAAAGGGACGTTGATTGTGATTTCCCCGCTTGTTCAATCAAAGCACGGACAAGCATTTGCATCAGCATTTAACAGCTTTATGTCCGCGCATGAAAACATGTATCCCGTTCCATCTGAGCGTGAGTTAAAACAATATGCAAAAGCAGCAGGATTTAAATTCAAAAAAACAACCCCTGTAGTGAAAGAAGGCGGATGGTACATGATGGTGTTTAAAAAGTAA
- a CDS encoding lytic transglycosylase domain-containing protein, with amino-acid sequence MKKFFTFLFFMSFIILIIGVWSFEKNDQVRQLTYKTLIGQHHIPEEYVPIYQDAADEYDVPWELLASVHRVETIFSTMDPLISPVGAVGHFQFMPRTWVGWSYPGGDLGQIEDEIDITDVALIEEHRGYGVDATGNGVADPFDMYDAAYSAARYLADHGASDGEYEEALFAYNQSQEYVNQVMGYFNSYKQHYELVSLPFAYGKK; translated from the coding sequence GTGAAGAAATTCTTTACGTTTTTATTTTTTATGTCATTCATCATTTTAATCATTGGTGTATGGTCCTTTGAGAAGAATGATCAAGTAAGACAGCTTACCTATAAGACGCTGATCGGACAACATCATATACCAGAAGAATATGTCCCTATTTATCAAGATGCAGCAGATGAATATGATGTCCCGTGGGAACTTTTAGCATCCGTACATCGGGTGGAGACCATTTTTTCAACAATGGATCCCCTCATCAGCCCTGTGGGGGCAGTTGGTCACTTTCAGTTCATGCCTAGAACATGGGTCGGCTGGAGTTACCCCGGAGGAGATCTTGGGCAGATTGAGGATGAAATAGACATTACAGATGTAGCCTTGATTGAAGAACATCGCGGATATGGCGTCGATGCGACAGGTAACGGGGTAGCAGATCCTTTTGATATGTATGATGCGGCTTATTCTGCTGCGAGGTATTTAGCTGATCACGGTGCAAGTGACGGCGAGTATGAAGAGGCATTATTTGCTTATAATCAAAGTCAAGAGTATGTTAATCAAGTAATGGGTTACTTCAATTCTTACAAACAGCATTACGAGTTAGTATCATTGCCATTTGCATATGGCAAAAAATAA
- the queF gene encoding preQ(1) synthase, translating to MGGRKDEDLQGVTLLGNQGTTYDFEYNPKILEVFDNQHPNRDYFVKFNCPEFTSLCPKTGQPDFATIYISYIPGEKMVESKSLKLYLFSFRNHGDFHEDCMNIIMNDLIELMDPRYIEVWGKFTPRGGISIDPYTNYGKPGTKYEKMAEYRLMNHDLYPETIDNR from the coding sequence ATGGGTGGACGTAAAGATGAAGATTTGCAAGGTGTAACACTGCTTGGAAATCAAGGGACAACATATGATTTTGAATACAATCCGAAGATTCTAGAAGTGTTTGATAACCAGCATCCAAATAGAGATTATTTTGTTAAATTTAATTGTCCGGAATTTACTTCTCTTTGTCCTAAAACAGGGCAGCCAGATTTTGCAACGATTTATATCAGCTATATTCCTGGTGAAAAGATGGTAGAGAGTAAATCGTTAAAGCTTTATTTATTCAGCTTTAGAAATCACGGAGATTTTCATGAAGACTGTATGAATATTATTATGAATGATTTAATCGAATTAATGGATCCACGCTATATTGAAGTGTGGGGTAAATTTACTCCGCGCGGCGGTATTTCAATTGACCCTTATACAAACTACGGCAAGCCAGGAACAAAGTATGAGAAAATGGCTGAATACCGTTTAATGAATCATGACTTATACCCGGAGACGATTGATAACCGATAA
- a CDS encoding FAD-dependent oxidoreductase, with the protein MSKKTKTEVFIAGGGVAGLTLALKLAKHQIDVTVVEKQKGMGNVYKGELLQPKTLSIFEELEISTQINKEINPLQKIVTKEVDEKNRQLLEVVMDYSRLPIENNTAAMIPHNTLKEILLNEASRYPHFHLLQPAAFLRKEGTNQVVIKREGLESVIEANIIIGAEGRGSKVRKSVDIPLKQSTYTHQFLTVTFPSPPSLVDGEMIGNHERFLGLFPLPDGEVRSVLLIRGDEYKQMKKQGLEAFYEAYIQLKPELEGYVNQIKSWKDIQLMVPIRHTVTHYTEGNVVIIGDAAHSVHPMAGEGMNLAIQDAYVLGDLISWMYEVGLPSDYELLKWFEDVRGERVEYLSWLSHQSALIYNLRGHIPQKLRVLAIKRLALNKRLHDKQMMNIAGIGLWKFGLTDGLSAFGFGKRELSEKVLNKHMFNKKDDFPWRYKKKR; encoded by the coding sequence ATGTCGAAGAAGACAAAGACAGAAGTGTTTATTGCCGGTGGAGGAGTTGCAGGACTCACTCTTGCCCTAAAGCTTGCTAAACATCAAATTGATGTCACTGTAGTTGAGAAGCAAAAGGGCATGGGGAATGTGTATAAAGGTGAGCTGCTTCAGCCAAAAACCTTATCAATCTTTGAAGAGCTTGAAATTTCGACACAAATCAACAAAGAAATTAATCCTCTTCAAAAAATTGTAACTAAAGAAGTGGATGAGAAGAATCGACAACTACTTGAAGTGGTGATGGATTATTCTAGACTGCCGATCGAGAATAATACGGCAGCCATGATCCCACATAACACATTAAAAGAAATTCTCTTAAATGAGGCGAGTCGTTATCCGCATTTTCATCTGCTTCAACCCGCGGCATTCCTTAGGAAAGAAGGCACGAATCAAGTCGTCATAAAAAGAGAAGGCCTAGAGTCGGTGATTGAGGCAAATATAATTATTGGGGCTGAAGGCAGAGGCTCTAAAGTGAGAAAATCTGTTGATATACCGTTAAAACAATCCACATACACGCACCAATTTCTAACCGTGACTTTTCCCTCACCTCCTTCTTTAGTCGATGGAGAGATGATTGGTAATCATGAGCGTTTTCTTGGACTTTTCCCGCTCCCAGACGGGGAAGTTCGGTCTGTTTTATTAATCAGGGGCGATGAATATAAACAAATGAAAAAACAAGGGTTAGAAGCATTTTATGAAGCTTATATTCAACTGAAACCTGAGCTTGAAGGCTATGTGAATCAAATAAAATCTTGGAAAGATATTCAATTGATGGTACCGATCAGGCATACTGTCACACATTACACTGAAGGTAATGTGGTTATTATTGGTGATGCAGCACACAGCGTTCACCCAATGGCAGGTGAAGGGATGAATTTAGCGATTCAAGATGCGTATGTGTTAGGAGATCTTATTTCTTGGATGTATGAAGTGGGGCTCCCATCAGATTATGAGTTATTAAAATGGTTCGAAGACGTTCGTGGAGAGAGAGTGGAGTATTTGTCATGGCTCTCGCATCAATCTGCACTGATCTATAATTTGCGCGGACATATTCCACAAAAGCTGCGAGTGTTAGCAATCAAACGGCTCGCACTCAACAAGCGCCTTCATGATAAACAAATGATGAATATTGCTGGAATTGGATTGTGGAAGTTTGGACTTACAGATGGTTTATCAGCATTTGGCTTTGGGAAAAGAGAGTTATCAGAGAAAGTGCTGAATAAACATATGTTCAATAAAAAAGATGATTTTCCCTGGAGATATAAAAAGAAGAGGTGA
- the queD gene encoding 6-carboxytetrahydropterin synthase QueD encodes MIQQFYPQVPHSYRFELNKDMHLAAAHFINDESAGACQNMHGHTYFINVTIAGDELDSTGFLINFKDIKTLVHKRYDHSLLNEHKEYEDLDPTTEVVAMQIWETIQSHLDTLSNQPKCIQVLVRETPTSYVVYRPKPEELA; translated from the coding sequence ATGATTCAGCAGTTCTATCCTCAAGTCCCGCATTCTTATCGGTTTGAATTAAATAAAGATATGCATCTCGCTGCAGCTCATTTTATTAATGACGAATCAGCAGGGGCATGCCAAAACATGCACGGACATACGTATTTTATTAATGTAACAATTGCTGGAGATGAGCTTGATTCAACAGGCTTTCTTATCAACTTTAAAGACATTAAAACGTTAGTTCATAAAAGGTATGATCACTCCTTATTAAATGAGCATAAAGAGTATGAAGATCTTGACCCTACGACCGAAGTAGTTGCTATGCAGATTTGGGAAACGATTCAATCTCACCTAGACACGCTTTCAAATCAGCCGAAATGTATTCAAGTACTCGTGCGAGAAACTCCGACAAGCTATGTCGTCTATCGTCCGAAACCAGAGGAACTAGCATGA
- a CDS encoding MFS transporter: MNKHLIKAAILSISILTVMAGAAVSPALADIQAAFPNSSETTIKLILTLPSLFIIPFTFISSYLTKKIAKKTIVLIGISFYVVGGAGGGLAASIEWLLVCRAVLGIGVGFLMPISTSLVSDFFDGRERTAVMGQVSASNNLGGIILFLSSGMLAAISWRVTFSVYLVALVVALIVVWFLPKRSPETIPIGTSLSPLPKKVYLLGGGLFFLILAFYSIPANMALFIHEEGIGSSQMAGIIIAIATATGLVAGIVLNKVNQLLNAYVIPIQLFLMAAGFLLVGFSSHLAFLAAGVACMGFGFGIIMPIVFDRVTREVPRIQVVQAMALVTSLLFLGQFASPIILDGIGMIANQPSIRFIYQFVGTAMLIVSLAYLFIVYRVKNHSYLKEEGS, translated from the coding sequence ATGAATAAACATCTTATCAAAGCCGCCATTCTCTCCATTTCGATACTGACCGTTATGGCTGGTGCTGCCGTCTCGCCTGCACTTGCAGATATTCAAGCGGCTTTTCCAAATTCAAGTGAAACGACGATTAAACTCATCCTTACTTTACCATCATTATTTATTATTCCGTTCACATTTATTTCGAGTTACTTAACAAAAAAGATAGCTAAGAAAACCATTGTATTGATTGGGATTAGCTTTTATGTGGTTGGAGGAGCAGGCGGGGGGCTTGCGGCTTCTATTGAGTGGCTGCTTGTCTGCCGTGCTGTCTTAGGGATTGGAGTCGGCTTTTTAATGCCAATTTCAACGTCGCTCGTTTCTGATTTCTTTGACGGCAGAGAAAGAACAGCAGTGATGGGACAGGTAAGTGCATCTAATAACCTAGGCGGCATTATCTTATTTCTTTCTTCAGGGATGCTTGCAGCGATAAGCTGGCGTGTGACGTTTAGTGTATATTTGGTTGCTTTGGTCGTTGCATTAATTGTCGTTTGGTTTCTTCCAAAACGCAGTCCTGAAACGATTCCAATCGGCACCTCCCTGTCCCCTTTACCTAAGAAGGTCTATCTTTTAGGGGGAGGCTTGTTCTTTTTAATACTAGCTTTTTATTCAATCCCTGCGAACATGGCATTATTTATCCATGAGGAAGGCATCGGGTCTTCACAAATGGCAGGAATCATCATTGCCATAGCTACAGCCACTGGGTTAGTAGCCGGTATAGTGTTAAATAAAGTGAACCAATTATTGAACGCATATGTGATCCCGATCCAGCTCTTTTTAATGGCTGCAGGCTTTCTGTTGGTTGGTTTCTCATCTCATTTGGCATTTTTAGCTGCTGGTGTTGCGTGTATGGGGTTTGGCTTTGGAATCATCATGCCGATAGTGTTTGACCGAGTAACAAGAGAGGTACCTAGAATCCAAGTTGTTCAGGCGATGGCTCTCGTAACGAGTCTCTTATTTCTTGGTCAATTCGCTTCACCTATCATATTAGACGGGATTGGAATGATAGCTAACCAACCTTCGATCCGATTTATTTATCAATTCGTCGGTACAGCGATGCTTATTGTATCACTTGCTTATTTATTTATTGTGTATAGAGTCAAAAATCATTCCTATCTAAAAGAGGAAGGGTCTTAA
- a CDS encoding YeeE/YedE family protein — protein MNLQTKAEPLDSRSLEHPALPPVQTIFLAAGITAAILLSIATFTIADANLLIQLWIGLLLGYTLFHARFGFTSAFRRLMSVGNGEGLRAHMLMLAVASSLFAPILAYGASFYGHDPTGFVSPVGTSLLVGAFIFGIGMQLGGGCASGTLYSVGGGRSSMFITLFGFIAGSVIGAAHFDFWMNETPTLPAISLATDTGLGYGGAWLLQLVIFAGIIFLTYYIQRKKNPPKMALVPSAQGMKRIFRGSWPLLIAGVVLAVLNAVTLLVRGQPWGITSAFALWGSKAAQFIGIDVASWGYWSGERAQELNQSVFLDSTSVMNFGIMAGAFIAAAAGGVFVLKKIPPKVMIASLIGGIMMGYGARLAFGCNIGAYFSGVASFSLHGWVWAVMALAGTYFALYLRPLFGLSVPKPTDSSC, from the coding sequence ATGAATTTACAAACAAAAGCGGAGCCGCTAGATTCACGCTCGCTTGAACACCCTGCACTCCCGCCCGTGCAGACCATCTTTTTGGCAGCGGGAATCACAGCAGCTATTTTGTTAAGTATTGCAACTTTTACGATTGCAGATGCTAACCTGCTGATCCAGCTTTGGATCGGTTTATTACTCGGATATACTTTATTTCATGCTCGCTTTGGTTTCACGTCTGCTTTTCGCAGACTGATGTCCGTTGGTAATGGCGAAGGGCTAAGAGCTCATATGCTGATGCTTGCTGTAGCCTCTTCCTTATTCGCTCCGATATTAGCTTATGGAGCAAGTTTTTATGGGCATGATCCAACTGGGTTTGTATCACCAGTCGGTACGAGTCTATTAGTCGGTGCCTTTATCTTTGGAATCGGCATGCAGCTGGGAGGCGGCTGTGCCTCTGGTACTCTCTACTCGGTTGGAGGCGGACGCTCTTCGATGTTTATTACGCTATTTGGCTTTATTGCAGGTTCCGTTATCGGGGCTGCTCATTTTGATTTTTGGATGAACGAAACACCAACGCTTCCTGCTATTTCATTAGCTACAGATACTGGACTCGGATACGGCGGTGCTTGGCTTTTACAATTAGTGATTTTTGCGGGCATCATTTTTCTAACGTATTATATTCAACGTAAGAAAAATCCGCCTAAAATGGCATTAGTACCATCCGCACAAGGTATGAAACGTATTTTCCGAGGCTCATGGCCGCTCCTCATCGCAGGTGTAGTACTCGCCGTACTAAATGCGGTAACACTTTTAGTCAGAGGTCAGCCATGGGGAATCACAAGTGCTTTTGCTTTATGGGGATCAAAAGCTGCTCAATTTATCGGCATTGATGTGGCAAGCTGGGGCTATTGGTCCGGTGAGCGTGCACAAGAGTTAAACCAATCGGTCTTTCTTGATTCAACAAGTGTCATGAATTTCGGAATTATGGCTGGTGCCTTTATTGCCGCAGCAGCTGGCGGCGTGTTTGTACTAAAGAAAATTCCTCCCAAAGTGATGATCGCTTCTCTCATAGGAGGAATTATGATGGGATACGGTGCACGTCTTGCATTTGGCTGTAACATTGGAGCATACTTCAGCGGTGTGGCATCATTCAGTTTACATGGCTGGGTTTGGGCTGTTATGGCTTTAGCCGGCACATACTTTGCTCTTTACCTGCGCCCGCTGTTTGGCCTTTCTGTTCCAAAACCCACTGATTCAAGTTGTTAA
- the queE gene encoding 7-carboxy-7-deazaguanine synthase QueE, protein MKKIPVMEIFGPTIQGEGMVIGQKTMFVRTGGCDYRCSWCDSAFTWDGTGKSNLMTAEEIIKQLKEIGGDRFSHVTISGGNPAIHQGIGKLVSSLKSLGIKTAVETQGSLWQEWMMEVSDVTISPKPPSSKMETDYDKLDYYIDRLKDQHVSLKVVVFTEEDLEYAKHIHERYPEIPMYLQVGNDEVESVENDSLISHLLDRYEWLIDQAVASETLNDVKVLPQLHTLVWGNKRGV, encoded by the coding sequence ATGAAAAAGATCCCGGTAATGGAGATTTTCGGACCGACCATTCAAGGTGAGGGGATGGTTATCGGTCAAAAAACAATGTTTGTCAGAACGGGCGGCTGTGATTACCGTTGTTCGTGGTGCGATTCTGCGTTTACATGGGACGGTACCGGTAAAAGTAATCTAATGACCGCAGAGGAGATTATTAAGCAATTAAAAGAAATTGGCGGAGACAGATTTTCTCATGTAACTATTTCTGGGGGAAATCCGGCTATTCATCAAGGAATTGGAAAGCTCGTGTCTTCTTTGAAGAGCTTGGGAATTAAAACTGCGGTTGAAACGCAAGGATCTCTTTGGCAGGAGTGGATGATGGAGGTTAGTGATGTAACGATCTCCCCGAAACCGCCTAGTTCAAAAATGGAAACAGACTATGATAAGCTCGACTATTATATCGACCGGCTTAAAGACCAGCATGTCAGTTTGAAAGTTGTTGTTTTTACCGAAGAAGATCTGGAATATGCCAAGCATATCCATGAGAGGTACCCGGAGATTCCAATGTATCTTCAAGTTGGGAATGATGAAGTAGAGTCTGTTGAAAATGATTCATTAATCTCTCATTTATTAGATCGTTATGAGTGGTTAATTGATCAAGCTGTAGCATCAGAAACATTAAATGACGTAAAAGTATTACCGCAGCTCCATACGTTGGTATGGGGAAATAAACGAGGCGTCTAA